A single Lacerta agilis isolate rLacAgi1 chromosome 10, rLacAgi1.pri, whole genome shotgun sequence DNA region contains:
- the STMP1 gene encoding short transmembrane mitochondrial protein 1 isoform X2, with protein sequence MFQFLVGFALGNVVGMYLAQNYDVPNILKKIEDIKRDVEARKKPPNDK encoded by the exons ATGTTTCAGTTTTTG gTTGGTTTTGCACTTGGCAATGTAGTTGGGATGTATCTGGCCCAGAACTATGAT GTTCCGAACATTTTGAAGAAGATTGAAGACATCAAGAGAGACGTGGAAGCTAGAAAGAAGCCTCCGAACGACAAATGA
- the STMP1 gene encoding short transmembrane mitochondrial protein 1 isoform X1 encodes MHFMFRWPEGKRGGGRRSEWVRLLRCNLFPHHTPRYPQVHGKRSRTPRSINLFSKSGMVGFALGNVVGMYLAQNYDVPNILKKIEDIKRDVEARKKPPNDK; translated from the exons ATGCATTTTATGTTCCGTTGGCCTGAaggcaaaaggggaggggggaggaggagtgaGTGGGTACGGCTTTTGAGATGCAATCTGTTCCCACACCACACCCCTCGATACCCGCAAGTACATGGCAAGCGAAGCAGGACACCGAGGTCCATAAATCTGTTTTCTAAGAGTGGAATG gTTGGTTTTGCACTTGGCAATGTAGTTGGGATGTATCTGGCCCAGAACTATGAT GTTCCGAACATTTTGAAGAAGATTGAAGACATCAAGAGAGACGTGGAAGCTAGAAAGAAGCCTCCGAACGACAAATGA